Proteins encoded in a region of the Vitis riparia cultivar Riparia Gloire de Montpellier isolate 1030 chromosome 7, EGFV_Vit.rip_1.0, whole genome shotgun sequence genome:
- the LOC117918093 gene encoding uncharacterized protein LOC117918093, protein MGLRPDLAPRFGLKRTYLPPACYTLSRKEKKIVLQTLADLKVPKSYCSNFRNLVSMEELKLNGLKSHDYHALTQQLLPVAIRSVLPKHVRYAITRLCFFFNALCAKVVDVSRLNDRQQDIVVTLCLLEKYFPPSIFDIMLHLIVHLVREVRLCGPVYMRWMYPFERYMKVLKGYVRNHNRPEGCIAKCYIAEEALEFCIEYLSGMDAIGIPSSMKDEWKYGKPLLGGRAITIHDYKLVEQAHHYVLQNTTIVSDDISKKEPIEKELKWLAQGPRQQGLTYPGYIIHGCRYHIKNRDEARVNQNSGVSIVASTMQIASSKDKSPVLGDMCFYGIITEIWDLDYNMFNICVFKCDWVDSKNGVKVDELGFTFVDLSKIGHKSDPFILATQAQQVFYVEDQVDPRWSIVLSRPKMELFDIEGDDTIADNYMEHHPFANGMPNIKSFDEVEDYDEICMRIDCEGIWIEN, encoded by the exons ATGGGCTTAAGGCCTGACTTAGCACCAAGGTTTGGGTTGAAGCGAACTTATCTTCCTCCTGCATGCTATACTCTTAgtagaaaggagaagaaaattgTATTGCAGACTTTAGCTGATTTGAAGGTTCCAAAAAGTTATTGTTCAAACTTTAGAAACCTTGTGTCCATGGAAGAGCTAAAGCTTAATGGTCTTAAGTCCCATGATTATCATGCACTTACGCAACAACTACTACCAGTAGCAATAAGATCCGTGTTGCCTAAGCATGTCAGATATGCCATTACAagattgtgttttttctttaatgcacTTTGTGCAAAGGTGGTGGATGTGTCAAGATTGAATGATAGACAACAGGACATAGTGGTGACTTTGTGCTTGCTAGAGAAGTATTTTCCACCTTCCATCTTTGACATCATGCTTCATTTAATAGTGCATTTGGTAAGAGAGGTTAGATTATGTGGACCAGTGTATATGAGAtggatgtacccatttgaaaGGTACATGAAAGTCCTCAAGGGTTATGTTCGAAATCATAATCGTCCAGAAGGGTGCATTGCTAAGTGCTATATTGCAGAGGAAGCCTTAGAGTTTTGTATAGAGTATTTATCGGGCATGGATGCAATTGGGATTCCTTCTAGTATGAAAGATGAATGGAAATATGGGAAACCATTACTTGGTGGTCGTGCAATAACTATTCATGATTACAAATTGGTGGAGCAAGCACATCATTATGTTCTACAAAATACAACCATT GTTTCAGATGACATAAGTAAGAAAGAACCTATTGAAAAGGAACTTAAGTGGCTTGCACAAGGACCAAGACAACAAGGTCTTACGTACCCTGGATATATCATTCATGGTTGTCGTTACCACATCAAGAACCGTGATGAGGCACGAGTCAACCAAAATAGTGGTGTTAGTATTGTGGCATCGACCATGCAAATTGCAAGTTCCAAAGATAAGAGTCCTGTGCTTGGTGACATGTGTTTTTATGGGATTATCACAGAGATATGGGACCTtgattataacatgtttaacATTTGTGTTTTTAAGTGTGATTGGGTTGATAGCAAGAATGGTGTCAAAGTTGATGAGCTTGGTTTTACATTTGTTGATTTGAGCAAGATAGGACATAAATCAGATCCTTTCATTTTGGCAACGCAAGCCCAACAAGTTTTTTATGTAGAAGATCAAGTTGATCCAAGATGGTCTATTGTATTATCAAGGCCAAAAATGGAGTTGTTTGACATAGAAGGTGATGACACCATAGCCGACAATTATATGGAGCATCACCCATTTGCGAATGGGATGCCTAATATTAAGTCTtttgatgaagttgaagattaTGATGAAATTTGTATGCGTATTGATTGTGAGGGGatttggattgaaaattaa
- the LOC117918095 gene encoding G-type lectin S-receptor-like serine/threonine-protein kinase At1g67520, translated as MGQGLGFFFFISSCVCLGGPCSCSAHTDSVKPGEGLQFLEKLLVSAQGTFTLGFFSLDTRSYLGIWYTSDVNKKVWFANREKPISGTNANLMLDGNGTLMIIHSGGDPIVLNSNQASRNSIATLLDSGNFVVAALNSDGSVKKTLWESFDDPTDTFLPEMKLGINLKNRQNWSLASWIHEQVPPPGTFTLEWNGTQLVMKRRGEIYWSSGILKDQSFEFI; from the coding sequence ATGGGTCAGGGgttgggttttttcttctttatctcGTCCTGTGTCTGTTTAGGAGGGCCTTGCTCTTGTAGCGCACACACAGACAGCGTCAAACCTGGGGAAGGGCTTCAATTCTTGGAGAAGTTACTGGTTTCGGCACAAGGGACTTTCACACTGGGGTTCTTTAGCTTGGACACCCGCAGTTATTTAGGAATCTGGTACACAAGTGATGTTAACAAGAAAGTTTGGTTTGCTAACAGAGAGAAGCCTATATCTGGCACCAATGCAAATCTCATGCTGGATGGCAATGGCACATTGATGATCATTCATAGTGGGGGTGATCCAATTGTCTTGAATTCCAATCAAGCATCCAGAAACTCCATAGCTACCCTGCTTGATTCTGGAAATTTTGTTGTGGCAGCGTTAAATTCAGATGGATCTGTGAAGAAGACACTATGGGAAAGTTTCGATGATCCTACAGACACTTTCCTGCCTGAAATGAAACTAGGCATCAACTTGAAAAACAGGCAAAACTGGTCACTTGCTTCGTGGATACACGAACAAGTGCCTCCTCCTGGGACTTTCACTCTAGAATGGAATGGCACACAATTGGTAATGAAACGCCGAGGGGAGATCTACTGGAGCAGTGGAATTCTGAAAGATCAGAGTTTTGAGTTCATTTAA